In the genome of Deinococcus deserti VCD115, one region contains:
- a CDS encoding NAD(P)/FAD-dependent oxidoreductase has protein sequence MSFTDSGFDYDAVVIGAGPAGLNAAVVLGGARRRVLLLDGGPARNSRAQNAHGVFTRDCTPPGDLKEAGLADLAPYDVTVLSTPAREARILENGFSVRHDHKWVTASRLLFATGVRDVLPRIPGLRERWGDTVHHCPYCDGWPNREAHLAVLGSHQEGHHLALSVRAWSDRITLLTDGPDELTAEQRLDLERVGIPVIPTPVRRLTGKQNVTVHFRDGEKLPLDAIFLNPTQTQNSTLPAQLGCELNEKSRVVVNEHGMTSVRGIWAAGDMTGAPQYVMSAASSGMIAAISLNTTLIHENVRARGAAFHKSLDEQAGVGEA, from the coding sequence ATGAGCTTCACCGACTCTGGATTCGACTACGACGCGGTGGTGATCGGTGCTGGTCCCGCCGGTCTGAACGCTGCGGTGGTTCTGGGTGGGGCGCGCCGGCGCGTCCTGCTGCTCGATGGCGGTCCGGCGCGGAATTCCCGCGCCCAGAATGCCCACGGCGTTTTTACGCGCGACTGCACGCCGCCTGGGGACCTGAAGGAAGCCGGGCTGGCAGACCTTGCCCCGTATGACGTGACCGTCCTGTCCACCCCGGCGCGAGAGGCCCGCATCCTGGAGAACGGCTTTTCGGTGCGCCACGACCACAAGTGGGTGACGGCTTCAAGGCTGCTGTTCGCCACTGGAGTACGCGACGTGCTGCCGCGCATTCCCGGCCTGCGCGAACGCTGGGGCGACACGGTTCACCACTGCCCCTACTGCGACGGCTGGCCCAACCGGGAAGCCCATCTCGCCGTGCTGGGCAGCCACCAGGAAGGCCATCACCTGGCCCTGAGTGTCCGGGCCTGGTCTGACCGGATCACCCTGCTGACCGACGGCCCGGATGAGCTCACGGCCGAGCAGCGTCTGGACCTGGAACGCGTGGGAATCCCGGTTATTCCCACGCCAGTACGAAGGCTGACAGGGAAGCAGAACGTTACCGTGCACTTCCGGGATGGAGAAAAGCTCCCCCTTGACGCCATCTTCCTGAATCCTACCCAGACCCAGAACAGCACCCTGCCGGCTCAGCTGGGCTGTGAGCTTAACGAGAAAAGCCGTGTGGTTGTCAACGAGCACGGCATGACCAGCGTTCGGGGAATCTGGGCGGCGGGAGACATGACCGGTGCCCCCCAGTACGTCATGAGCGCGGCCAGCAGCGGCATGATTGCGGCCATCAGTCTCAACACCACCCTGATCCACGAGAACGTCCGGGCCCGTGGCGCGGCCTTCCACAAGAGCCTCGACGAGCAGGCTGGGGTCGGCGAAGCTTGA
- a CDS encoding Rad52/Rad22 family DNA repair protein, protein MKLSDVQKRLQAPFPAHAVAWKPGVITKDRSRALMLAHIDARNVQDRLDAVCPDAWSFEVEVVPGTRLPTVKGRLTVLGVSREDIGEAPEGDLGTLKAAASDALKRCAVQFGIGRYLYDLPKQWVAWNDAKREPVSPPELPEWARPDHERSPGGAHLVQAMDQLRYEMPEDLELQREVYKHLKAALGSLHPISGGNQGRAA, encoded by the coding sequence ATGAAGCTGAGCGATGTACAGAAACGACTGCAAGCCCCGTTTCCCGCTCACGCGGTCGCGTGGAAACCCGGCGTAATTACCAAAGACCGCAGCCGCGCGTTGATGCTGGCTCACATTGATGCCCGTAATGTCCAGGACCGACTGGACGCCGTTTGCCCGGATGCCTGGTCGTTTGAAGTCGAGGTTGTTCCCGGCACCCGTCTCCCTACTGTTAAAGGCCGTCTGACCGTATTGGGAGTCAGCCGTGAGGACATCGGTGAGGCCCCCGAGGGTGACCTGGGAACGCTGAAAGCAGCTGCCAGTGACGCGCTCAAGCGTTGTGCCGTGCAGTTCGGCATTGGCCGCTACCTGTACGACCTGCCCAAGCAATGGGTGGCCTGGAACGACGCCAAGCGTGAACCGGTCAGCCCGCCTGAACTCCCCGAGTGGGCCCGGCCCGACCACGAACGCAGCCCAGGAGGCGCTCACCTGGTGCAGGCCATGGATCAGCTGCGATATGAAATGCCCGAGGACCTGGAACTGCAGCGTGAAGTGTACAAGCACCTGAAGGCCGCGCTGGGCAGCCTGCACCCCATCAGCGGGGGCAACCAGGGCCGCGCCGCATGA
- a CDS encoding methyltransferase domain-containing protein: MTWNPDQYRMFQEVRSAPAHHLQAMIPDLDYRQIVDLGCGTGEQTLTLARRFPQARVLGLDSSPEMLSRAPVQQAPNLSFAQGDIRDLGGHYDLIYSNAALQWLPDHEALLPALWTLLQPGGVLAVQIPANHEHPSHRLLSETAQDFEAELGGYSRFGTAYGASPVLSPARYAEVLDALGATRIEALSRVYPVVLDGADGLIQWTRGTALVPYLSRLDSQEAERFVAAYRARLQQTFPGERLYYAFTRVLFTARKPEVTGG; the protein is encoded by the coding sequence ATGACATGGAATCCAGACCAGTACAGGATGTTTCAGGAGGTCCGCAGTGCTCCGGCACATCACCTTCAGGCGATGATTCCCGATCTGGACTACCGGCAGATTGTGGATCTGGGTTGTGGCACAGGCGAGCAGACGCTCACTCTGGCTCGCCGGTTTCCGCAGGCCCGCGTTCTGGGTCTGGACAGCAGCCCTGAGATGCTGTCCCGCGCTCCGGTCCAACAGGCACCGAATCTGTCCTTTGCCCAGGGCGATATCCGGGACCTGGGAGGGCACTACGACCTGATCTATTCCAACGCTGCCCTGCAATGGCTGCCCGACCATGAAGCATTGCTGCCGGCACTGTGGACCCTTCTGCAACCGGGCGGTGTGCTGGCGGTTCAGATTCCTGCGAATCACGAACATCCCAGTCACCGGCTCCTGAGCGAAACAGCCCAGGACTTTGAGGCTGAACTCGGCGGATACAGCCGCTTCGGCACAGCTTACGGGGCGTCTCCCGTGCTTTCTCCGGCCCGGTATGCCGAGGTGCTTGATGCCCTGGGCGCTACCCGGATCGAGGCCCTCAGCCGGGTGTACCCAGTGGTGCTGGACGGCGCCGATGGTCTGATTCAGTGGACCCGGGGCACAGCTCTGGTTCCATACCTCAGCCGGTTGGACAGCCAGGAAGCCGAGCGCTTTGTTGCGGCCTACCGGGCCCGCCTGCAGCAGACCTTTCCAGGTGAGCGGCTGTACTACGCCTTTACACGGGTATTGTTTACAGCCCGCAAGCCGGAGGTCACCGGCGGGTGA
- a CDS encoding serine protease has translation MKKFALPLLALGSLLFTACGSTGPQADVPQVVALPEETVTTTGTELAFDKLSSQIVYGTVTSTTNRPYQVSVTPYNSMSGWCGGTLISSTWILTAAHCVTGYSASSMRVRAGINNLTTTSGQLRTPSQIIIHPYYSDASNGYDIALIRISTAFTLGSTVQTAALPNNTTESVLDVNGRSATVSGWGKTETGSSSPTALREVTIPITPTGSDCGSRPSNTICGKYDAGKDSCNGDSGGPLAARYNSKFYVLGIVSYGPSACRGYGVYTRVNGYINWIYQQTGIGAQ, from the coding sequence ATGAAAAAATTTGCTCTTCCGCTGCTTGCTCTGGGTTCCCTGCTGTTCACCGCCTGTGGCTCGACGGGCCCCCAGGCTGACGTGCCTCAGGTGGTCGCCCTGCCTGAAGAAACGGTGACAACCACCGGCACGGAACTGGCCTTTGACAAGCTGAGCAGCCAGATTGTATACGGCACCGTCACCAGCACGACCAACCGTCCGTATCAGGTCAGTGTGACACCCTATAACTCCATGAGTGGCTGGTGCGGCGGTACCTTGATCAGCTCCACCTGGATTCTTACGGCCGCCCACTGCGTCACGGGCTATAGCGCCAGCAGCATGCGCGTGCGCGCCGGCATCAACAATCTGACCACGACCAGCGGTCAGCTGCGCACGCCCAGCCAGATCATCATTCATCCCTATTACAGCGACGCCAGCAACGGGTACGACATTGCACTGATCAGAATCAGTACGGCTTTTACGCTCGGCAGCACAGTACAGACAGCCGCACTGCCCAACAACACCACCGAGTCCGTTCTGGATGTCAACGGCCGCAGCGCCACCGTCAGCGGCTGGGGCAAAACCGAAACCGGATCTTCCAGCCCTACAGCCCTGCGTGAAGTCACCATTCCGATTACGCCTACCGGAAGCGACTGCGGCAGCCGCCCGAGCAACACCATCTGCGGGAAATACGATGCCGGGAAGGACAGCTGCAACGGCGACAGCGGAGGGCCGCTTGCCGCCCGATACAACAGCAAGTTCTACGTTCTGGGTATCGTGAGCTATGGACCCTCGGCCTGCCGCGGCTACGGCGTCTACACGCGCGTCAACGGCTATATCAACTGGATCTATCAGCAGACAGGAATTGGCGCACAGTAA
- the hisB gene encoding imidazoleglycerol-phosphate dehydratase HisB, with protein MSRLATVQRTTTETDIEIRLNLDQPEFEAPATGHGFLDHMLDALARHSRLGLSVRASGDLHIEPHHLIEDAGITLGQALTQALGDRRGIERYGSAFVPMDETLAHVVVDLSGRAHLAFEPETLDVWGQAGGMTHYHLREFLRGLCNHGGVTMHVRLLAGREAHHVIEAIVKALARALRDAVALTSDQLPSTKGSL; from the coding sequence ATGAGCCGTCTGGCTACCGTGCAGCGCACCACCACCGAAACCGATATCGAGATCCGACTGAACCTGGACCAGCCAGAGTTCGAAGCCCCAGCGACCGGGCACGGGTTTCTGGACCACATGCTGGATGCTCTGGCGCGTCATTCCCGTCTGGGGCTCAGCGTTCGGGCCAGCGGCGACCTGCATATCGAACCGCACCACCTGATTGAGGACGCTGGCATTACTCTGGGTCAGGCGCTGACTCAGGCACTGGGAGACCGGCGCGGCATCGAGCGGTACGGGAGCGCCTTCGTACCCATGGACGAAACCCTGGCGCACGTGGTCGTGGACCTGTCCGGACGAGCCCATCTGGCTTTCGAACCCGAGACCCTTGACGTCTGGGGCCAGGCCGGCGGCATGACGCATTATCATCTGCGCGAATTCCTGCGCGGACTGTGCAATCACGGCGGCGTCACGATGCATGTGCGGCTGCTGGCGGGCCGGGAGGCACACCACGTGATAGAGGCCATCGTCAAGGCCCTGGCCCGGGCGCTGCGTGACGCGGTTGCGTTGACTTCAGATCAGCTGCCCAGTACCAAGGGGAGTCTGTGA
- a CDS encoding S8 family peptidase, translating into MKVRLALCTFGLTVMLAACGQPQSSTPDLATAPGSQRSQTDLAPLLGTSSPEAITGQYIVVFSDGALGSDLTAQDASGLINSLKLDPQGVSIQHIYTQALSGFAAKLSAQNLAVLRADKRVKYIEQDGRMHATATQSGATWGLDRIDQRSLPLDSNYVYNSTASGVKAYIIDTGINTGHTNFGGRAVWGTNTTGDGNNTDCQGHGTHVAGTVGSATWGVAKGVQLIAVKVLDCNGSGTNSGVIAGVNWAVSNKGSSTAVANMSLGGGFSQALNDAVNSAASKNLVMVVAAGNENQNACNVSPASAASAITVGSTTRTDARSSFSNYGSCLDIFAPGSDITSTWIGSTTATNTISGTSMASPHAAGAAALLIAAGNTTNSSVTSALINNATTGKVTSAGTGSPNRLLYTGSGTGTTPGTTTTYTGSVSSGTSSFKPSTSGFSYGGGTLKGNLSGPSGTDFDLYLQKWNGSAWADVAASEGGTSTEAISYAANSGTYRWEVYAYSGSGSYTLTETK; encoded by the coding sequence ATGAAGGTACGTCTTGCACTATGCACATTTGGACTCACCGTGATGCTCGCCGCCTGTGGTCAGCCACAGTCCTCCACTCCCGATCTGGCGACTGCGCCTGGCAGCCAGCGAAGCCAGACCGATCTGGCTCCACTGCTCGGCACCAGCAGCCCTGAAGCCATTACAGGACAGTACATCGTTGTCTTCAGCGACGGCGCCCTGGGCAGCGACCTGACTGCCCAGGATGCGAGCGGTCTGATCAACAGCCTCAAGCTCGACCCCCAGGGTGTCAGCATCCAGCACATCTACACCCAGGCCCTGAGTGGCTTTGCCGCCAAACTCAGCGCCCAGAACCTGGCCGTCCTCCGTGCAGACAAACGCGTGAAGTACATCGAGCAGGACGGCAGGATGCACGCGACCGCCACCCAGAGCGGCGCGACGTGGGGCCTGGACCGCATCGACCAGCGCAGTCTGCCCCTCGACAGTAACTATGTTTATAACTCCACTGCCAGCGGGGTGAAGGCGTACATCATCGACACCGGCATCAACACCGGGCATACCAACTTCGGTGGCCGGGCCGTGTGGGGCACCAATACCACGGGCGACGGCAACAACACCGATTGTCAGGGCCACGGCACCCACGTGGCCGGTACGGTGGGCAGTGCCACCTGGGGCGTGGCCAAGGGTGTCCAGCTCATCGCGGTGAAGGTGCTGGATTGCAATGGCTCCGGGACCAACTCCGGAGTGATTGCCGGCGTGAACTGGGCCGTAAGCAACAAAGGAAGCTCCACTGCCGTAGCCAACATGAGCCTGGGCGGCGGGTTCAGCCAGGCGCTGAATGACGCCGTCAACAGCGCCGCCAGCAAGAACCTGGTGATGGTGGTCGCCGCCGGCAACGAAAACCAGAACGCCTGCAACGTCTCCCCTGCCAGCGCCGCGAGCGCCATCACCGTCGGCAGCACCACCCGGACCGATGCCCGCAGCTCCTTTTCCAACTACGGCTCGTGCCTCGACATCTTTGCTCCTGGCAGCGACATCACCAGCACCTGGATCGGCAGCACCACCGCCACCAACACCATCAGCGGTACCAGCATGGCCTCTCCTCACGCAGCGGGAGCCGCCGCCCTGCTGATCGCTGCCGGGAATACCACGAACAGCTCGGTCACTAGCGCCCTGATCAACAACGCTACGACCGGCAAGGTCACCAGCGCCGGTACCGGCAGCCCCAACCGCCTGCTGTACACCGGCAGCGGCACCGGAACGACCCCAGGCACAACAACGACCTACACCGGCAGCGTCAGCTCTGGTACCAGTTCCTTCAAGCCCTCGACCAGTGGATTCAGCTACGGCGGCGGCACCCTGAAGGGCAACCTGAGTGGCCCCAGCGGCACTGACTTTGACCTGTATCTGCAGAAGTGGAACGGCAGCGCGTGGGCAGATGTGGCCGCAAGCGAAGGCGGCACCAGCACCGAGGCCATCAGCTACGCAGCCAACAGCGGCACGTACCGCTGGGAAGTGTATGCATACAGTGGCAGCGGCTCCTACACCCTGACCGAAACCAAGTAA
- a CDS encoding HAD family hydrolase, which translates to MKAVLFDLDGTLHDRNATIRDWLEVHRQEFALPETYAARFLELDDYGYRSKREVITRLVQELELPHGVDTLLDTYWLHLNHARVMPYTHEVLQRGVRVGIVTNGWKEAQSRCLQVCALEGLGAEVDSTWCVSDSPRNDIWGPQQIGLRAAWLPTGHALDGEIPDAVLHDLRDVLLLD; encoded by the coding sequence TTGAAGGCGGTTCTCTTTGACCTGGACGGAACGCTGCACGACCGCAACGCCACCATCCGGGACTGGCTGGAGGTTCACAGGCAGGAGTTTGCCCTGCCGGAAACCTACGCCGCCCGCTTCCTGGAACTCGACGACTATGGCTACCGCAGCAAACGCGAGGTCATCACCCGTCTGGTGCAGGAACTGGAACTGCCGCATGGGGTAGACACGCTGCTCGATACCTACTGGTTACACCTGAACCATGCCCGGGTGATGCCATACACGCACGAGGTTCTCCAGCGTGGCGTCCGGGTGGGTATCGTGACCAACGGGTGGAAGGAAGCGCAGTCCCGTTGCCTGCAGGTCTGTGCACTGGAAGGGCTGGGAGCAGAAGTCGACAGCACCTGGTGTGTGAGTGACTCGCCGCGCAATGACATCTGGGGGCCGCAGCAGATCGGGCTGCGCGCCGCCTGGCTCCCCACCGGCCACGCGCTGGATGGAGAAATCCCGGACGCAGTTCTGCATGATCTGCGCGATGTGCTGCTCCTGGACTGA
- the hrpB gene encoding ATP-dependent helicase HrpB produces the protein MSTAATLPIHEIVPALKEALATQALVVLQAPPGAGKSTALPLTLLDEPWLAGQQIIILQPRRVAARAVAARLAEGLGQEPGGTVGYRVRFESRTSARTRIEVVTEGILTRRLQRDPELSGVGLVILDEFHERSLNADLALALLREVQGALRDDLRVLVMSATLDPDLPARLEAPLLESQGRAYPVEVRYLPADPVGRVEDQVARAVRDALERDQGDVLAFLPGVREIHAAQGRLAGVDAQVLPLYGDLPLKEQRRALLPDPAGQRKVVLATSIAETSLTIEGVRVVVDGGLSRTQHFDPATGLTRMVTGRVTRDAAAQRAGRAGRTAPGVAYRLWSERTQPLLGASRPPEIMEADLAPLTLELAQWGAPDPGALAWLDAPPATRIETARALLRGLDALDEQGRATAEGARLLDFPTHPRIAHLLTGGAAEGQGPLAADVAALLEERDPLPPGSGTDLADRVTALRQWREGRAGGGDPGVLERIERLSRQWRRLLGTDVSNEAPDPFAVGALVARAYPERVAVARPPAAGLSRGRFLLAGGQGAALPEGDALAGSPALAVAHLDAAQAEGRVFLAAPLDAQALRVQAIWEDAVRWDTRTGTLLAQQEFRVGAIVLETRPLKQVPAAQRVQTLAGAIRTEGLHLLTFSPEAAQWRARVQSLHHWRPDDNWPDVSDQALLDTLEAWLGPHLGGARSREDLARLSLLPAFQALLDWPQPQQLDELAPTHLSVPSGSRVRLEYRLGGEAPVLAVKLQELFGLEQTPTVNGGRTPVLLHLLSPAGRPVQVTQDLRSFWNSSYFEVRKDLRGRYPKHPWPDDPWTHLPTRFTKKRGG, from the coding sequence GTGAGTACTGCGGCCACCCTGCCCATCCATGAGATCGTTCCGGCGCTGAAGGAAGCGCTGGCGACGCAAGCACTGGTGGTGCTGCAGGCGCCCCCTGGAGCCGGCAAAAGTACAGCCCTGCCCCTTACGCTGCTGGATGAGCCCTGGCTCGCTGGGCAGCAGATCATTATCCTCCAGCCCCGGCGTGTGGCCGCACGGGCTGTGGCTGCCCGGCTGGCCGAAGGTCTGGGCCAGGAACCCGGGGGTACCGTCGGGTACCGGGTGCGCTTCGAGTCACGGACCTCGGCCAGGACCCGCATTGAAGTCGTCACCGAGGGCATCCTGACCCGGCGCCTGCAGCGTGATCCGGAATTGTCCGGCGTGGGTCTTGTCATTCTCGACGAGTTTCACGAGCGTTCCCTCAACGCCGACCTGGCGCTGGCGTTGCTGCGGGAGGTTCAGGGGGCCTTGCGCGACGATCTGCGGGTGCTGGTCATGTCGGCCACACTGGACCCTGACCTTCCAGCCCGCCTGGAGGCACCGCTCCTGGAAAGCCAGGGCCGGGCCTATCCGGTGGAGGTGCGCTACCTTCCGGCGGATCCGGTCGGGCGGGTTGAGGATCAGGTGGCCCGCGCCGTCCGCGACGCCCTGGAGCGGGACCAGGGCGATGTCCTGGCTTTTCTGCCCGGGGTGCGCGAAATCCATGCGGCGCAGGGCAGGCTGGCCGGAGTAGACGCGCAGGTTCTGCCGCTTTACGGTGACCTGCCCCTGAAAGAACAGCGCCGGGCCCTGCTGCCTGATCCGGCCGGGCAGCGCAAAGTTGTGCTCGCCACCAGCATCGCGGAGACGTCCCTGACCATCGAAGGCGTCCGGGTGGTCGTGGACGGCGGCCTCAGCCGCACCCAGCACTTCGACCCGGCCACCGGACTGACCCGTATGGTGACGGGCCGGGTCACCCGTGACGCCGCTGCCCAGCGTGCCGGACGGGCGGGCCGCACAGCTCCCGGCGTGGCGTACCGGCTGTGGAGTGAACGGACGCAGCCGCTGCTGGGTGCCTCCCGCCCCCCCGAAATCATGGAGGCCGACCTTGCTCCGCTGACCCTGGAACTCGCTCAGTGGGGTGCGCCTGACCCTGGAGCCCTGGCGTGGCTGGACGCGCCCCCAGCGACGCGCATCGAAACGGCCCGCGCCTTGCTGCGGGGCCTGGACGCCCTGGATGAGCAGGGCCGGGCCACGGCTGAGGGCGCACGGCTGCTCGACTTTCCCACCCACCCCCGCATCGCGCATCTGCTGACTGGAGGCGCGGCCGAGGGTCAGGGCCCACTGGCGGCCGATGTGGCTGCACTGCTTGAAGAGCGCGATCCTCTGCCGCCGGGGAGTGGCACCGACCTGGCCGACCGCGTGACGGCCCTGCGGCAGTGGCGTGAAGGCCGGGCAGGTGGAGGAGACCCGGGCGTGCTGGAACGTATCGAGCGACTTTCCAGGCAGTGGCGCCGGCTGCTGGGAACGGACGTCTCGAATGAGGCTCCGGACCCCTTTGCAGTAGGCGCGCTGGTTGCCCGGGCCTATCCGGAGCGTGTTGCGGTGGCCCGCCCGCCTGCGGCTGGGCTGAGCCGGGGACGCTTTCTGCTGGCAGGAGGACAGGGCGCTGCCCTGCCGGAAGGTGACGCGCTGGCGGGATCACCGGCTCTGGCGGTGGCGCATCTGGACGCCGCGCAGGCTGAGGGACGGGTGTTTCTTGCTGCGCCTCTCGACGCACAGGCGCTGAGGGTGCAGGCCATCTGGGAGGACGCCGTGCGCTGGGACACGCGCACGGGAACGCTCTTGGCGCAGCAGGAGTTCCGGGTGGGGGCGATCGTGCTGGAGACCCGGCCTCTCAAGCAGGTTCCGGCCGCTCAGCGTGTGCAGACCCTGGCGGGCGCCATTCGTACCGAGGGACTGCATCTTCTGACCTTTTCGCCTGAAGCGGCACAGTGGCGGGCCCGTGTGCAGTCGCTTCACCACTGGCGTCCCGATGACAACTGGCCGGACGTGTCGGACCAGGCCCTGCTCGACACCCTGGAAGCCTGGCTCGGGCCTCACCTGGGAGGCGCACGCTCACGCGAGGATCTGGCGCGGCTGAGTCTCCTGCCTGCCTTTCAGGCGTTGCTGGATTGGCCGCAGCCGCAGCAGCTTGACGAGCTGGCGCCCACGCATCTGAGTGTGCCCAGTGGTAGCCGGGTCCGCCTGGAGTACCGCCTCGGTGGAGAGGCGCCGGTTCTGGCGGTCAAGCTGCAGGAGCTGTTTGGCCTGGAGCAGACTCCTACCGTTAATGGAGGCCGCACGCCGGTGCTGCTTCATCTGCTGTCTCCAGCCGGACGTCCGGTTCAGGTCACGCAGGACCTTCGTAGTTTCTGGAACAGCAGCTACTTCGAGGTGCGCAAGGACCTGCGCGGCCGTTATCCCAAGCATCCCTGGCCGGACGACCCCTGGACTCATCTACCAACCCGCTTCACCAAAAAGCGCGGAGGCTAG